The genome window GTTCCATGTTTCAGGCGGCACAAACGATATGCTCAGAGTTAATTGGAATAAAAATTTACACATTACCCAGCTTGCCGCATCAAAGGATATTACAGCAGGTCAGCTTATAGACCGTTGCGGTGTAATGCTGGGACTTAGTTTTCCTTGCGGCAAAGAACTTGAAAAATTGGCGCTTAACGCAGATAAGGTGATAAAGCCGCATATTTGTGTCAAGGACGGACATTGTAATATTTCGGGTGCGGAAAATAAATGCCGTGAGCTTTTTGAAAAAGGGGAGTCAAAAGAGAATATTGCACTGTATACTTTGAATTTTGTTTACCAAACGGTTGTTGCAATGCTGGAACAAAGCAGTGTACCGGCGGAGCTTCCTGTGGTGTTCGTAGGCGGCGTAATGTCAAATTCCATAATTCGCGAAAAGCTGTCTGCAAAATACAACTGCTTTTTTGCAAAGCCTGAGTTTTCCAGTGACAATGCTTGCGGTATTGCCGAACTTACACGGAGGAAACATAATGAATGAAGCGTTCACTGTCAGTGAACTCAATGAGTTTTTAAAAATAGCATTTGACCAGAGCGAAATACTACGTGACATTTATATCAAGGGCGAAATATCCAACTTTACAAATCATTACAAAACAGGTCATTATTATTTTACCATAAAGGACGAAAGCAGTGCACTGAAAGCTGTTATGTTCCGTATGTATACGCGCGGAATCGGTTTTATACCAGAAAACGGAATGAAGATAATTGCACATGGTAAAATAGATGTTTTTGTGCGTGACGGTACTTACAGTCTCAAGGTGGATGACATAGTTCCCGATGGCGTCGGCTCGGTATATGTCTCTTTTGAACAGCTTAAAAATAAGCTTGAAAAGGAAGGATTGTTTGATGTAGAGCACAAAAAAGAAATTCCCGGCTTTCCAAGCAAAATCGGTGTTCTTACTTCGGCTACGGGTGCGGTTATACGTGATATTGTCAACGTATCTTCCAGACGATATCCGCTGTGTGAGATTGATTTGTACCCTTGCTCGGTTCAGGGAGAGAACGCTGTAAAACAGCTCATACAAGGGCTTAGATATTTTGAACAAACCGATGTGGATACTGTTATAATTGCAAGAGGCGGAGGTTCTATTGAAGACCTCATGCCATTTAATGACGAAAAGCTGGCACGTGAAATATTCAAATGTGAAAAGCCGATTATTTCGGCAGTGGGACATGAAACCGATTTTACAATTTGTGATTTTGTAAGTGACTTGCGCGCACCGACGCCCTCTGCCGCCGCCGAGCTTGCACTGCCGTCGGCAGATGAAATAAGAAATAAACTCAAAGTCTTTAAGAAAAATATTGACTTTAAAATATCAAATATGCTGTCAATAAAAATTGCAACACTTGAAAAATCAGCCAACAGCCATGTGCTTTCAAAACCGTTTGCAAAGGTTGAAGAAATGAACTGCAAGCTTCTGGAAGTGACCGCGAGTCTCAGAAATTGTGTTGATGGTGTAATAGCTCACAAAGAACTGATGCTTTCGAATGAAAAACTCAAAGATCATATTGAGCGTATTTGCGAGCGCAAGGAGAACAATTTGCATTCTTTGGTTGTAAAGGCGGATGCGCTAAGCCCGTTGGCGGTGCTTGCACGCGGTTATTCACTTGTTGTTAAGGACGAAAAAATCATAAGCAGTGCCGATGAGCTGTCGGAAAAAGATAATATAACAATACGAATGAATGAAGGTTACGTGAAAGCGGAGGTGAAAGAAGTTGAGCAAGGATAGCTTCGAAAAATCCATAGAAAAGCTTGAGAACATCGTAAAAAGCCTTGAGGATCCGGCAATTTCGCTGGAAGAATCGCTCAAGCTCTACGAGAACGGTATTTCACTGATTAATTCCTGCACTAAAATGCTTGATGAGGCAAAGCTTAAAATTAAAGAATTGACTTGTGCTGTACCGTCAACGGAACAGGAAAACGAAGATTCATAATATTAAAATATACAGAAAACAGTGAATATTTGATAATTTATGCACAATGTTAATTGTGTGTTCATATATTATACGTAATAATATGATAGAATTTTATTTGTAAATTAGAATGATGGTGCAGTATCCTAGTCAGAATTCGTGTTCTTGAAAACGGGCCTAAAAATCCGTGAAAGGGCATATCGATGAAGCTCTTGGTGCTTGCTTTTTACGCCCAGTAAGGGGTGGGTGCTGAGAGATTGTGGGTTCACGGGCGGACTGTAATGGCATACGGAACTCGACCCGTTTACTCCTGGAGGCTTTATTGCGTAGAAATGTCTTACGGGATGATTTTTACGGATAAAGATTAAACCTATCACGCGGTGCATAGTTGCTGTGGATAGAGTAGCCTGCCTTGAGTGAGCGCGAGCGAATAGCGGACCGGACCGTGGTATTCTTTGGCCAGAAATCACGGTTATTGCTGCTTGAAACCACGATTGCAAAAGAGGATAGAGAACGACGGAATTCTGCCGAGGAAAACTCCTAGGCTGTTATTTATAGATATATCAGGGATTGCAGTGCGAGCTTGTAAGGCAATCAAGTCACGGTATCGGTGACGTGCCGTCTTTTGCTTTAATGGGAAACCGCTTCATCGGCGACGAGGAGCAGCGATTGGGGAAAGCCAACTTGACCTAATGCCGCAAGGTTTACTTGATATATCACCATCAACGAATTTAATTCAGAGCTGTGTCCGTACTTTTTCCGATGCGGCTCTTTTAATTTAATGGAGGAAGTTTTGGACGACAGTCGAACGCGAAAGAACGAAAAAACAGAAAAGAATGATAAAAAGAAAAAATCCGTAGTTGACAAAGTATGGGTCTTTAAGGTTTCGGTTATTTCTTTTTTTATTTCCCTCGTAATGGGTGTCGTTTCGAGTGACATAGACCAACTCAATATTTACCTTGCCTTTGCAGTGCTTATTATCTTCATATCGATAGGTGTTGTGTTTGACTTCGTCGGATTGTCGGTAGCAACAGCCGATGAAAAGACGTTTCATTCTATGGCGGCGCGAAGGATACCTGCAGGCAAAAAGGCTGTAAGTCTAATTAAAAATGCCGAAAAGGTTTCCAGCTTCTGTAATGACGTTATCGGCGATATCTGCGGAGTCATAAGCGGTGCGACAGGCGCCGTAATAGCAGTAAGACTTTTTACTTCACCCGGCAGTACTGCAAATTTTGTGGGTAATCTTATTCTGACCGCACTTATTTCCACATTGACAATCGGATCTAAGGCAGCACTTAAAGGTATAGGTTTGCGTTACAGTAACGATGTTGTCAGGATAGTCGCAAAGTTTTTGTGCCTGTTCGATTTTTCTGCAAAACGTAAATAAAGGAATGCATATGGAAAATTCCGGATTCACAAGCTATACCCCGAATGAACTGAAAGCTCTCAGCGTTTCCAGGGCTGCAGAGTATTGTGGCGAGATACGTAAGTTCATGATAGATAATATATCATCCACAGGAGGACACCTTGCTTCCAATCTCGGTATTTGCGAGATATCCGTCGCGCTTATGCGTGTTTTCGATCCGCCTGAGGATAAAATCATTTACGATGTCGGCCACCAGTCATACGTACACAAAATACTTACCGGAAGAAGCGGACGCTTTTCAACAATGCGTAAATTCGGTGGATTGTCCGGATTTACAAAAATCAGCGAAAGTGATTATGACGCGTTTGGCGCAGGTCACAGCAGCACATCGGTGTCTGCAGCACTGGGCTTTGCAAAGGCTGCAAAGCTGAACGGCTCCGATGCACATGCGATTGCCGTGATAGGCGACGGAGCATTTACCGGTGGCATGGCATACGAGGGGCTCAATAACTGTGCAGAGGATGATAATATAATAATTGTCCTTAACGAAAATGAAATGTCAATATCAAAAAATGTGGGTAAAATTTCCAAATATTTTTTGAAAATAAGAAACAGAAAATCATATTTTTCACTTAAGCACAGAACAAAAGATTTTCTTTGTCGCATACCTGTTATCGGTGCTCCTGCGGCGAAAATGATCGAATTTTTTAAAACACTTATGCGCCGTTTGCTCACTAACAGTAATATGTTTGAGCAGCTTGGTATTAGATATTACGGCCCCGCTGACGGTAATGACCTTGAGACTGTTGAGCTTCTGCTCAGCGAAGCTAAAGCGCACAAGGGGCCGTCCTTTGTTCATTTTTGTACTGTGAAGGGCAAGGGTTACGGACCGGCAGAAGCTAATCCGTCAACGTATCACAGCGTTTCCGGCACATCGGTATCGTGCAATAAATATGATAAAATGTCATCTGCTTTTGGCGAAAAAATTGTCGAGTTGGCAGGTAAGAATAAAAAAATTTGTACCATCACCGCCGCAATGAGCACCGGTGTAGGACTTGACAAATTTGAATCTTTGTACCCCGAAAGATTTTTTGATGTGGGTATAGCCGAGGAACATGCCGTTACTTTTGCTGCGGGTCTTGCTGCTGCGGGATATTTGCCTTGCGTTTCAATGTACAGTACTTTTTTTCAGCGAGCTTATGACCAGTTTATACATGATGTTGCACTTCAAAATCTAAAAATAATTCTTGCTCTGGACCGTGCAGGTCTTGTGGGTGAGGACGGACCTACTCACCATGGCGTATTTGATGTATCTATGCTTCTGAATGTGCCCGGGATTGAATTGTATTCGCCTGTTAATACGGAGGAATTATGTACTTGCCTTGAACTGGCTGTTTCATCTGAAAATACAGTTGTTGTGCGTTACCCGAAAAATGTAAGGGCAGGTGTTTGCGAAAGCAAATTAAGCTGTAATGCAGCGGATGAACTGTACTCGCGTTCACCTCATGCAGATGTGCTGATAGTTACTTACGGATGCATAACAGCTAATGCGATTGAAGCATCGGAGCTTCTTTTGCAAAAGGGGATATCTGCCGCAGTATACCGTATTGCAAGGTTAAAACCCTTTGATTATGCTTCATTTGAAAAAATGCTCATAAATCTTTCTCCCAAGCTGATTTACGTGGTTGAAGAGGGAATGAAAACGGGTGGATTTGGCGAACACCTTAATTCTCTGACCACCGGCTTTTCATTTGTAATCAAAGCCATCGATGAAGAATTTATTACATTTGGAAGTACTGAAGAATTATATGAATATTGCGGATTTTCCGCTTCAAAAATAGCCGATGATATTTTCGGAATGGATGTACTTAAATGAGAGCTGATGTACTTATCTTCAAGAAGGGCATTGCAAAAAGCAGGGAAAATGCCAAAAAGCTTATAAACGATAATGCTGTTTTTATAAACGGCAAGGCTGTAAATAAACCCTCCGAGGATTTTGACGAAAACAGCATTATTACACTTGCAGAAAGTGTGATAAATAAATATGTCAGCCGAGGCGGTCTTAAACTGGAGCATGCTTTGCAGGAATTCAATGTGGATGTTCGTGGTTTTACAGCGTTGGATATAGGTGCTTCCACAGGTGGATTTACCGATTGTCTTTTAAAACACGGTGCCCGAAAGGTTTATGCTGTAGATGTCGGTACTGCTCAGCTTGACAAATCATTGCAAAATGACGAACGTGTTGTTTCTCTTGAAAAGTGTAATGCCCGAGAGTGCATCGCGGCTGTAAATGAGAAGTGCGATATTGTTGTCATGGACGTTTCTTTTATTTCACAGACATTGCTTTATAAAACAGTGCGCTTCCATCTTAAAGATGAAGGAGTGTTTATTTCTCTTATAAAGCCGCAGTTTGAGGCGGGCAGAGCGCATATTTCTTCTGGTGGTATTGTCAGCGATAGGAGTGTACATTCGGAAATTATCGACAGAATTAAAAAATCCGCATTTTTACATGGACTTGGAATGCTTTCGGTCATATGTTCGCCTATAAAAGGCGGTGACGGTAATACAGAGTATCTTGCGGTTTTTAAAAAGGTGAATTGATGAAAAAAATTGCAGTTGTTCCCAATCTTTTTAAGGATATCGACCTTTCATGTACCTGTAAGGTAATGAAATATCTTCTTACAAAGTATTGCACCATTTATATTCCAATTGAATATTCAAATCCGCTCAGTGTTTATGCCGATAATACGAAAGTCCGGTTTGCGGACGAAGATGAGATATATCACACTGCCCAAATGATTGTTTCGATAGGCGGAGACGGAACGATACTTAAAATATCTCATAAGGCTGCCCCCGCACATCTGCCGATTCTGGGTATAAATATGGGTACGGTCGGATTTATGACAGAATTGGAAGTTTCCGAGATTGACCTTATGGATTCTGTTTTTAACTCCGAGTATTCGGTTGAGGAACGAATGATGCTGGATGTTGAAGTCATACGAGAAGGAACGGTTATTTCCAATTTCAGTGCGCTTAACGATGCCGTCCTTTCAAAAGGTGTTATTTCAAAGCTCATTGAAATTGATTTGTACAGCGGTGACACAGAGGTCACGTATTATCGTACCGATGGTCTTATTGTTGCAACACCTACCGGTTCCACGGCATATTCACTGTCCGCAGGTGGTCCGATTGTGGATTCGGAGCTTGAGTGTATTTGCGTTACTCCGGTAAGTCCTCATTCTTTTATGAATTCCAGACCTATGGTATATTCGCCTAAAACAACATTGACATTGAAAACCTCCAGGCAACGCGATGACCAGGTTTTTTTGACAGTGGATGGCCTTGAGAATGTAAGGATACTTTACGGCGATGAAATCAGAATCAAAAAGTCATCTTTGACCTGTAAATTGATAAGAATCAAAAATACCGGTTTTTATGATGTAGTATATAAAAAGCTGTCTGAAAGAAGGTAAAATATGAAAACAAAAAGACATCTCAAAATTCTCGAGCTTGTCCGAAAGTATGATGTCGAGACACAGGATGCCCTTGCAGAATTGCTTATAGAAGAGGGATATGAGGTCACACAGGCAACTATTTCGCGTGACATAAAGCAGTTGAGACTTACAAAATCCGCGACACAGGATGGTAAGTATGTATATGCTGTTTCCGATAATGACGACACGGAAACTTCCACCGGAAAAGCGCTTGGAATTTTGCGTGACACAATTAAAAAAATTGATGTTGCACAAAATATACTTGTGGTCAAAACTTACTCCGGTATGGCACAGGCGGCGGCTGCTGCGCTGGATTCTCTGAATTATAAGGAAATAGTGGGTTCAATAGCGGGAGATGATACCGTGATGCTTATTTTTCGTGATAATCATACAGCAAACGATTTCATGGAAAAACTTATGAAAATGTCATCACGCTGATTAAAAGAAAGGCATAATAAAATGCTGTCCTCAGTACACATTGAAAATATAGCACTAATAAGCAAACTGGATGTTGATTTTACCGACGGCTTTACCGCTTTTACAGGTGAAACAGGTGCGGGTAAATCGATACTTATAGATTCTATAAATATGGTTTCCGGCGCACGTATGAACAAGGACATCATACGTACCGGAACGGATTCTTGCGTGGTCAGTGCAGTGTTTTCCGATATCAGTGCGTCTGCCGCAAAGAAAATTGAAGAATACGGCATCAGCGTTGACGACGACAATATGTTAATGGTTCAGCGTTCCATGACACTTGACGGAAAATCAGTTTCAAAGGTCAACGGACGGACAGTTCCGCAGTCTGTGTTGAAAAATATATGCTCGGTACTCATAAACATCTACGGTCAGCATGAGTTTTACAGCCTTACCGATGCCTCGGGACATATTGAATATGTGGATGGCTTTGCTGATTGCGAAGCTTTGAAAAACGAGTATCGCAGGCAATATGAGACGCTGTGC of Oscillospiraceae bacterium contains these proteins:
- a CDS encoding peptidase M22, translated to MKAYIGIDTSNYTTSAAAVFEDGRTVSVKIPLTVKPGEKGVRQSEALFMHTVNIPSAVKQLRDALGKAEIAAVGVSSRPRSVDGSYMPCFLAGVSAAHACAQMMDIPLYEFSHQDGHVMAAFCESGHVIDDIPDFVAFHVSGGTNDMLRVNWNKNLHITQLAASKDITAGQLIDRCGVMLGLSFPCGKELEKLALNADKVIKPHICVKDGHCNISGAENKCRELFEKGESKENIALYTLNFVYQTVVAMLEQSSVPAELPVVFVGGVMSNSIIREKLSAKYNCFFAKPEFSSDNACGIAELTRRKHNE
- the dxs gene encoding 1-deoxy-D-xylulose-5-phosphate synthase, with translation MHMENSGFTSYTPNELKALSVSRAAEYCGEIRKFMIDNISSTGGHLASNLGICEISVALMRVFDPPEDKIIYDVGHQSYVHKILTGRSGRFSTMRKFGGLSGFTKISESDYDAFGAGHSSTSVSAALGFAKAAKLNGSDAHAIAVIGDGAFTGGMAYEGLNNCAEDDNIIIVLNENEMSISKNVGKISKYFLKIRNRKSYFSLKHRTKDFLCRIPVIGAPAAKMIEFFKTLMRRLLTNSNMFEQLGIRYYGPADGNDLETVELLLSEAKAHKGPSFVHFCTVKGKGYGPAEANPSTYHSVSGTSVSCNKYDKMSSAFGEKIVELAGKNKKICTITAAMSTGVGLDKFESLYPERFFDVGIAEEHAVTFAAGLAAAGYLPCVSMYSTFFQRAYDQFIHDVALQNLKIILALDRAGLVGEDGPTHHGVFDVSMLLNVPGIELYSPVNTEELCTCLELAVSSENTVVVRYPKNVRAGVCESKLSCNAADELYSRSPHADVLIVTYGCITANAIEASELLLQKGISAAVYRIARLKPFDYASFEKMLINLSPKLIYVVEEGMKTGGFGEHLNSLTTGFSFVIKAIDEEFITFGSTEELYEYCGFSASKIADDIFGMDVLK
- a CDS encoding exodeoxyribonuclease VII small subunit, which encodes MSKDSFEKSIEKLENIVKSLEDPAISLEESLKLYENGISLINSCTKMLDEAKLKIKELTCAVPSTEQENEDS
- a CDS encoding exodeoxyribonuclease VII large subunit codes for the protein MLAVLPNLHGGNIMNEAFTVSELNEFLKIAFDQSEILRDIYIKGEISNFTNHYKTGHYYFTIKDESSALKAVMFRMYTRGIGFIPENGMKIIAHGKIDVFVRDGTYSLKVDDIVPDGVGSVYVSFEQLKNKLEKEGLFDVEHKKEIPGFPSKIGVLTSATGAVIRDIVNVSSRRYPLCEIDLYPCSVQGENAVKQLIQGLRYFEQTDVDTVIIARGGGSIEDLMPFNDEKLAREIFKCEKPIISAVGHETDFTICDFVSDLRAPTPSAAAELALPSADEIRNKLKVFKKNIDFKISNMLSIKIATLEKSANSHVLSKPFAKVEEMNCKLLEVTASLRNCVDGVIAHKELMLSNEKLKDHIERICERKENNLHSLVVKADALSPLAVLARGYSLVVKDEKIISSADELSEKDNITIRMNEGYVKAEVKEVEQG
- the argR gene encoding arginine repressor — encoded protein: MKTKRHLKILELVRKYDVETQDALAELLIEEGYEVTQATISRDIKQLRLTKSATQDGKYVYAVSDNDDTETSTGKALGILRDTIKKIDVAQNILVVKTYSGMAQAAAAALDSLNYKEIVGSIAGDDTVMLIFRDNHTANDFMEKLMKMSSR
- a CDS encoding NAD(+)/NADH kinase, translating into MKKIAVVPNLFKDIDLSCTCKVMKYLLTKYCTIYIPIEYSNPLSVYADNTKVRFADEDEIYHTAQMIVSIGGDGTILKISHKAAPAHLPILGINMGTVGFMTELEVSEIDLMDSVFNSEYSVEERMMLDVEVIREGTVISNFSALNDAVLSKGVISKLIEIDLYSGDTEVTYYRTDGLIVATPTGSTAYSLSAGGPIVDSELECICVTPVSPHSFMNSRPMVYSPKTTLTLKTSRQRDDQVFLTVDGLENVRILYGDEIRIKKSSLTCKLIRIKNTGFYDVVYKKLSERR
- a CDS encoding TlyA family RNA methyltransferase, which gives rise to MRADVLIFKKGIAKSRENAKKLINDNAVFINGKAVNKPSEDFDENSIITLAESVINKYVSRGGLKLEHALQEFNVDVRGFTALDIGASTGGFTDCLLKHGARKVYAVDVGTAQLDKSLQNDERVVSLEKCNARECIAAVNEKCDIVVMDVSFISQTLLYKTVRFHLKDEGVFISLIKPQFEAGRAHISSGGIVSDRSVHSEIIDRIKKSAFLHGLGMLSVICSPIKGGDGNTEYLAVFKKVN